The segment atgtcacCAACACAATCGCACACCGTAAGTACCACAATAAAAGTTTTCCAACCAGTGCAAACCCATAAATAAATCACTAGCAGTCGCCAACACTGTATTCCTCTTTCCGGTTGTAAAGAAATTAAGTCTGTGTTATCTGACTGCGGTTTTTAATCCGTCacaaacatactttttaaaagtttagATGTTTACTTTTGCGTATCTGTTACGTTTGTTACATCTGTTACAATTTAACATTCACTGAAAAAAGCAACGTTGATATCTTTAAAATTAACTGAGTAAGGTCATGTCAAGGATTGAAATCATAAGAAAATGAATAGTTGAAATgaaactttgatgcttgttgTCTTATAATTAGTTTTGGAGACTTGGATTTCATAGACTGAGTCACGGATGACTTGTTTGCCTGGAGGAGTTCTTGTGAAACTTTCCTCTAGGTGGTcaaatgttttgctaaaaaatgttgcttgcagttatatttttaaacatgaaagTAAGAATCTTGTTACACAAAACTTCAGTTTCAGCCAGTATTTCACAACATTGGGATTTTTACAGAAAGATATGCAgtgtcacacacatcacaagGCTACTGCTGTCTTTGAATCATCATTGGCTGTAGGGGTATAATCAAAGTATTTGTCTTACTCCTCCTCATTACCTCATCATAACAGCGGGTAGGTCATGGGCTGATGTTTTCATCATACTTCATCAGTCTTTAGTAAAGTGCAGGGGCGTGCAATTTTTTTACTTCCTTCCCTTTTTTGGAACTATTGAGAAAGTTTTGTAAATTAGCAGCATTTTTTCAtacaacatcattttttatgtaatagtTTGTGAATGTGTCTATCAAGTTTTGCTCTATTATATAAAACAGTTATTTGACTCTTTCATTGCTATTTCATTGGACTGttattgtgttttctctgtGTAGTCTGGATCACGGAGAGCAGTTCAGGCTCACACCAGGATTACGAAAATGTAGGTTGTCACGTTCGCACAAATGCATATGGTAGATCTATCAGTTAGTGATGTTACAGATATTTTTAATCTCTTCTATCGTGTACAGACGCATGTGATCTCACTGTGGATCCAAACACGGCACACATTCGTCTCCTCCTGTCAGAGGGAAACAGAAAGATAACATGTGCGCACACGGAGCAGCCGTATCCCGGTCATCCGGACAGATTTGAGCGTTACGAGCAGCTTCTGTGTAAGGAGAGTCTGTCTGGACGCTGTTATTGGGAAGTGGACTGGAATGGCTGGAGTCACATATCAGTGACATATAAAGGAATCAGCAGGAAAGGAGGCAGTAACTGCAGGTTCGGACTGAATGAACAGTCCTGGAGTCTTTACTGCTGCGACACGATTTACTCTGCGTGGCACAATAAGAAGAGCACAAACGTTCCTCTTCCTTCATCTCCCTCTCACAGAGTAGGAGTGTATCTGGACTGGGCGGCCGGCactctgtccttctacagcATCTCTGACTCCAACGCGCACATGCAAACATACACGCACATATACACATTCTACTTCACGTTCACTGAGCCCCTCTACGCAGGATTCGGACTTTATTCAGATTCTTCAGTTCATCTGTGTGAGATGTGAGCGAACTGGAATCCGTTACCTCTAATGAGCCACGATGGATCTCATGGAAAAAGATAAAGACGGAGAGATAGCAGACACTGGACCACACGCCTGAGGACCCACATGAGCTGCTCAACCACTTTTGAAAACATACGCAGAACGTGTGAATTGTAATGGTCCCTAAAACGCATCAAAAAGCTCCGCCAGATGCTCTTCAGATAACTCAAAGTGGGACCTTTCAaactaatgttaataataatgttttgtgaTATGTATATGTACAAGAAATAAAAACGACACGTCAAGCTTTGAAATAATTTTGCTTCTATTTCATTTGACCCCTATAAGGTCAGTGGGGCTACAAAACACTTATTTCTGTGTACGTTTTCTGAAATGCATATTTCTGCTTCAGGAAAAGCATGAAGTTCATGATGCACTTATTTCTATTTGTATTAGTTCAGTAAGCTCAGgattaattgaaaatgaaccTTGAGCATAGTTTCTTTCACaaatacatcattttcacaATTTAAGCATTAATGTCACAGCGACCATAACAACGAGGAAGTTAAGAAAATCACAACACAGGATGCTTAGATATGACTTGAGTATAAATATGAAAGGAACGAgaaagtaaaaaagtttttgtgtttgtttctaagttacatatttatttagttttctaagttttttttttgatatgGCATGATCACGAGAGATTTAATTTGCGGAATAAAGTACgttttactgtatttgaattaaattaaaaccattgcttatgtaatttattgaagaatCTCGAGGTTTCCTCTTCTAGTCATTCTCGAGGTTCCTCTTTTTTAGACTAAACACCCACGAGGGGAAGAAGGGCCAGAATGACGTTGATTGCAAACtggttacattttacatttaaatcataaattCGGCAAACACcacttaaatgtattgtttttttagttgAACAATTGTTTTAGCCATCATCCTGGAGAAAGCGCAGCATCATGAACGTTGAACTTTGCCAAGCTGAGCGCGAGCTGCGTCCACGAGAAGATAAAAAATAGCTCACTCTTTCTATTTtagtcacttttataaaaaaagcaacttaaaaaacagctgtacatttcataaaaaaatgagctTCCTAAAGGATTTTCTATTATGACAtttatatactattatattaaGGATAAAACAAATAGGACATATATAAACGACATACATGATTATATTGAATTATAAGCCTGTTTTTGAATAACTGCAGAGGTTTATGCGCGTCCCCGTGCGGAGGATATATGCACTCGCTTCCTCTGTAATAAGGAATCACGAGCTTCcggaaaaatgtaaaaacgaaGGTTGACGGCGTCATTTAGACACAGTTTATAGcggaaaagaaaagaaacgaTCAACGCAGTCAGGGTAAGTTTTTTTCTATTACTGTACACATTATATACTGTTATATCAAGAGGGTTTATTAAACGAGACATTTGTTAACTGACGTGATTACAGTCGAGGACTGAGGGAAGATCACTGAACATGGAATAAGACACGAGACAGATTTCTGAATACTCGTATAATAATGTATTACAAGTGTTTACTATTTTAAAGAGATATTCTTTTGTTGCAACATGCGAACAATACATAAACTCAAACGAGTTGCTGTGAATGTCTTTCTATAACATTAGCCATTCACTTCACTGATTCGTTCTCATCGTTTTACCACCAGAAACTATGATTTACATTGTGTGCTTCATTTTGTTTGTACAGTGAATTGAATCTCGACAAAAAAgtgaaaggaaaaacaaaaacacaacagttcCTAGATTTACATCCACAAACAGTCATGGGAGGATCCGGTCCTGATGAGACTGCGGATGTGATTTGTGGCGTTTGTTGTGAAAAAGCTGTGAAGTACTGTGTGACCTGCAGCAGTTCCTACTGTCAGATCCACATCACTCAACACACAGacctgcagaaacacacactgGTGGAtctgaaacaacaacaatcacAAGATGATTCTGATATTCTGCAGAGAGTCAAAGACATTCATAAAACCAGCATGAAGAACAAGTATGAAAGTTTATTTGAGGGAATCCAACTCCAGGAGAATAAAACCCTGCTGGACAAGATTTACACACAACTGTACATCATAGAGGGAGAAAGTGAAGGAGTGAATGAAGAACATGAGGTGTTACAGATGGACAAGGAACCAAAGTCGCTGAAACACTGTAAATCGATCCACTGCAAAGACATCTTTCATCTCTCACCTGAATCCAGATGTGATGAAGGGAAGGGAAAAGGAAAGATTAAGAGCGTTCTTACTAAGGGCATCGCTGGAATCGGTAAAACggtctctgtgcagaagttcattctggattGGGCCGAGGGAACAGCCAATCAGGACGTAGATTTCATGTTTGTGCTTCCATTTAGAGAGCTGAACTTGATTCGAGACGATCGCTACAGTCTTCACAAACTCCTGCTTGACTTTCATCCTGAACTTCAAGATCTGCAGCAGAAGATTTATGAGGAGTGTAAAGTtgtgttcatctttgatggtctggatgAAAGCAGACTTCAGCTGAAGTTTGCAGACGGTGAGAAAGTTTCTGATGTGACTGAGACCTCATCCGTTGGAGTGTTGATGTCAAATCTGATCAAAGGAGATCTGCTTCCTtctgctctcatctggatcacctccagaccagcggcagccaatcagattcccTCTAAATACATCACACGTGTGACAGAAATCCAGGGGTTCAATGACGCTCAGAAGAAGGAATATTTCAGGAAGAAGATCAGCGATCCACAGCAAGCGAAAAGAATCATCTCCCACATTAAAACATCGAGAAGCCtccacatcatgtgtcacataccGGTCTTCTGTTGGATCTCAGCCACTGTGCTTCAGAAGATCCTGAAAGACCCTCACAATGCAGAAATCCCTAAAACTCTGACTGAAATGTACATTCACTTTCTAAACGTTCAGATAAATGTGAAACATCAGAAATATGATGAGAGAGATGAGAAAGATCGAGAGAAACTCCTGCAGTCCAACAGAGAAATGCTTCTGAAACTATCAGAACTGGCTTTCAAACAGCTGATGAAGGGCAATGTGATGTTTTATGAGGACGACCTGAGAGAGTGCGGCATCGATGCCGCTGAAGCTGTGAGATATTCTGGGATGTGCACACAGATCTTTAAGGAGGATTCTGTGATTTATCAGAAGAAGGTTTACTGCTTCATTCATCTCAGCTTTCAGGAGTTTCTTGCTGCGTTTTATGTGTTTCACTTACATTTAATAACCACAACCGAGGCATTGAAGATCTTCGATGCGCTTCATACTTTGCTTAAAGGAGCCGTAGAGAAAGCCCTGGAGTGTGAGAACGGACACTTGGATCTTTTCTTGAGATTTCTGTTGGGTATCTCACTGGAGTCAAATCAGAGACTGTTACAGGGTTTACTGACCCACACAGAGGAGAGCGCAAAGAGCATCCAGAAAACTAcaacatacattaaaaacaaaatcaaagatgGATGTGGTCTGTCAGCTGACAGGTCTATCAATCTGTTTCTTTGTCTGTTTGAAATGAACGATCAGACGCTGTACACCGAGATTCGAGAGTTTCTGAAATCAGAGGGAAACTCAAGACATCGCATCTCTGCCGCACATTGTTCAGCGATAGCCTACATACTTCAGATGTCAGAGCAGGTGCTGGATGAACTCGACcctaaaaaatacaacacatcTGAAGAGGGTCGAAGGAACCTGTTACCAGCCCTGAGAAACTGCAGGAAAGCGCTGTGAGTGTGACAAATAATGAAATAGTTTACccgaaaacaaaaatgatctgaTATTTTACTCACCTTTATGCCATGCCAGATGCACTGAATTGACTTCGAAAGTACTCAATTAGTTGAAGCTCCATAATGCACATCCACCATAAAAGCCCGAAAGACTTCAGTTGGTTAATAAAGTTGCTTAATGGGTGTGTATgagaaaataattaatgttgtgAACATATTTTGCTAAATCAAGCATATTCAGACTAAAACGTATTGCTTCAGAAGACGtctcaaaagatgttttgatgcTTTAATGATGGAAGTTTGTGCTTTTGGAATTTTAACATATTGAGCCCCATATACAGACACAAAGTTatggattttgttttaaatagcaTAACTTATTTAGCTGAAGAAAGGATCCTGGAGGAAGAGTATATTTTCATCACTGGGTGTGATGAACAAAGGTGTTAAGAAAGCATTTAATTAAGTTTTGGTGCATAAATAGGTTCCACCTGCCTGATTTAGACAGATGtcctttaaaaagttttttggtTAATATTGTTTCTCACAGATCCCACATTACAATCTGAACACTCGATGACATcgttattgtaaaatgttaccgCTTTCTTTTAGACTGGCTGGCTGTAATCTTACGGATCAGTCGTGTGAAATTGTGGCTTCAGCTCTACGGCCCTCAAACTGTCCAttgagagagctggacctgagtaacaatgacctgcaggattcaggagtgaagatACTCTGTGCTGCACTGGACAATCCACACTGTCAACTGGAAATACTGAGGTACATAAGAATACAAGTGGTATAAATTGTTacttttttctataaaaatattcTCTTTTTCAATTTGTAACACCCAGTCTACCAAACATGAGCGGCATGACGCGAAAGATCCATAAAGAACCAGGCATTTGTCGAAAActttaatttctaattaaaattAGTTCTATTGTCATTTGTTGTGTTGCAAGAGTAAAAAACTCAGCTGCAATCTgcttaattaaaatgaataaaagtacaTGGACAATATTCCCTCTCTAAAAAGCAGTTTGTAAAGCGACACCCCATGCAGAAGtaaaatatgtactgtatgtgtttgtttgtagttTATCAGGCTGTTTAGTGACAGAGGAAGGTTGTGCCGCTctggcttcagctctgagatcaaacccgtCACATCTCAGAGAGTTGGATCTGAGCTACAATCATCCTGGAGAGACAGGAGTTCAGCAGCTATCTGCTCTACTGGAAGATCCACATTACAAACTGGACAAACTTAAGTATGTTGAGTAGAAATGAGAATGGCAATATTCTATTTAAAAGCTTGATGTGGTCTTATGCTGTTCAGGCAATCATGGGCATGATGCAGTGTTTGTTGAAGTGTTGCTTGTGTTTCAAAACATAAGATTACAATCAATAAgaagaaataataatatttattcttttaataatgcattaatgAGTTAAATGAGAACTGATActtgtatgtatgtattgtatatgcttgaatgtttgtgtgtctgtttagtTTGGATTATGGAGAGCCCCTCAGAATCACACCAggattgcaaaaatgtaagtccCACCattatctttctttcttattcACTTAAACTGTATTTATATCGGCCTATAAAATCATATCGTGTATATAAGTGTCGCGCTCTCTGTTCTTGTGTACAGATGCATGTGATCTCACTCTGGACCCAACCACAGCACACAATCTGCTCATTCTGTCTGGCGGAAACAAAAAGGTGACTTGTGTTGAAGAGGAGCAGTCATATCCCGATCATCCGGAAAGATTTTTGctctttgagcaggttatgtgTAAGGAGAGTCTGTCCGAACGCTGTTATTGGGAAGTGGAGTGGAACGGCTGGAGTCACATATCAGTGACATATAAAGGAATCAGAAGGCACGGAGGGACGTTCTGTCGATTTGGACTGAATCAGATATCCTGGAACCTTTACTGCTGTGACAGCCTTTACTCCGCCTGGCACAATTTTGAGACCACCGATATACCCGCCCTTTCACCACTCTGCAACAAAGTAGGAGTGTATGTGGACTGGTGTGCCGGGACTCTGTCCTTCTACACTGTCTCCGACACACACAGgctcacacacttacacacgtTTCACTCCACGTTTACTGAGCGCCTTTATGCTGGATTTGGCCTCTATCATGGCTCCACAGTGTCTCTGTGTTAGTTTCAACTTTCTGGGAATATGTCAGTATGAGAAGCAATTCATTGACAAACATTTAAACTAGGGATGTAACATTCACCATGAGCCTGTTGATaatcgattataatatgtgaccaTTCAAGTCGGTTGAGATGTAAAATTTAtctaaatatatgttttgaacagcaggggccgctgttTTTATAGCAAACTTGGAAAACatggatatgctgatatttctcaaatgtaaaaaaattcaagaaaagcacagacaatgtcaaataatttaatttaactgcagtttttacaaattaaaacaaattccaaataaaaattaataagacaatattaatacaatatcattcaaagcatacatttattcatttgattcaGGTTGTAAAAACTGAAGTTaagttttattatttgacataaaatacattttgattttacaaagaaatatgCAGCTTTTGAGAAATAATAGAAGGGCAGACGTTCGTTTCTAATTAATCTaaagtcattttataaaaataaaccgtCAATTGAGCTTTGTATTGTGAATCGCATCGTGTCATGAGCTGAGCATAGTACGGGGTATGATACCCCAGGCATCAGATAATTCTAAATGATGTTATTTCACCTACCAATGATGATGCATTACAACACTCTTTTTTGGGGATATGTCTTATCTCAAGGTTCACAGACAGTCGAGGTGGACATTGATGATTTCTGAAAAGATTTAAACAGTTATGATCATTTCTGCCATATATGTATAAGAGACTGAACCAGTTTAATTAATTCCTTACTTAGATGTGCTGGTAACTTTGTCTTTTTATGTAGCAATGGCAAACTTTCTTTATAGAGCATATTATACAACTTTTTGTAAAGTTATTTAGGTTGCAGTCCTTATAGTGAATATTAGTGAATATACTAATAGTATTAACACCTCTTAAATAGATATTG is part of the Triplophysa dalaica isolate WHDGS20190420 chromosome 13, ASM1584641v1, whole genome shotgun sequence genome and harbors:
- the LOC130434194 gene encoding NACHT, LRR and PYD domains-containing protein 3-like, with amino-acid sequence MGGSGPDETADVICGVCCEKAVKYCVTCSSSYCQIHITQHTDLQKHTLVDLKQQQSQDDSDILQRVKDIHKTSMKNKYESLFEGIQLQENKTLLDKIYTQLYIIEGESEGVNEEHEVLQMDKEPKSLKHCKSIHCKDIFHLSPESRCDEGKGKGKIKSVLTKGIAGIGKTVSVQKFILDWAEGTANQDVDFMFVLPFRELNLIRDDRYSLHKLLLDFHPELQDLQQKIYEECKVVFIFDGLDESRLQLKFADGEKVSDVTETSSVGVLMSNLIKGDLLPSALIWITSRPAAANQIPSKYITRVTEIQGFNDAQKKEYFRKKISDPQQAKRIISHIKTSRSLHIMCHIPVFCWISATVLQKILKDPHNAEIPKTLTEMYIHFLNVQINVKHQKYDERDEKDREKLLQSNREMLLKLSELAFKQLMKGNVMFYEDDLRECGIDAAEAVRYSGMCTQIFKEDSVIYQKKVYCFIHLSFQEFLAAFYVFHLHLITTTEALKIFDALHTLLKGAVEKALECENGHLDLFLRFLLGISLESNQRLLQGLLTHTEESAKSIQKTTTYIKNKIKDGCGLSADRSINLFLCLFEMNDQTLYTEIREFLKSEGNSRHRISAAHCSAIAYILQMSEQVLDELDPKKYNTSEEGRRNLLPALRNCRKALLAGCNLTDQSCEIVASALRPSNCPLRELDLSNNDLQDSGVKILCAALDNPHCQLEILSLSGCLVTEEGCAALASALRSNPSHLRELDLSYNHPGETGVQQLSALLEDPHYKLDKLNLDYGEPLRITPGLQKYACDLTLDPTTAHNLLILSGGNKKVTCVEEEQSYPDHPERFLLFEQVMCKESLSERCYWEVEWNGWSHISVTYKGIRRHGGTFCRFGLNQISWNLYCCDSLYSAWHNFETTDIPALSPLCNKVGVYVDWCAGTLSFYTVSDTHRLTHLHTFHSTFTERLYAGFGLYHGSTVSLC